In a genomic window of Corynebacterium lizhenjunii:
- the mshC gene encoding cysteine--1-D-myo-inosityl 2-amino-2-deoxy-alpha-D-glucopyranoside ligase, with protein MHSWPQPSFQSAPGTARPLRLYDTARDGVFPLEVTDNQARMYVCGITPYDSTHLGHAATYLTFDLIYRVLLDNGHEVSYVQNITDVDDPLFERAQRDGVDWRELGSSQIDLFRSDMEVLSVFPPQHYIGAMESIDEVIEMVTTLLDKGAAYVVEDAEFPDVYASIAATDNFGYESRYSRAEMLEFFRERGGDPDRAGKRDPLDALLWRAHRPGEPAWDSPMGPGRPGWHVECSAIATRRLGPTFDIQGGGSDLRFPHHEFSAAHAEAAFGQGPMAQFYVHTGMIGLDGVKMSKSLGNLVFVHKLTEQGVEPGAIRLGVYASHYRGDRDWSAAVVERAQQRLELWRRALAQPGSLHQAQAVVAAVREHLANDLDTPAALAALDEWAQAERGSTEEHAGALVAQAVDSLLGVKL; from the coding sequence ATGCATTCTTGGCCACAGCCTTCTTTCCAGTCCGCTCCAGGTACTGCGCGGCCTTTGCGTCTCTATGACACTGCGCGTGATGGCGTGTTTCCACTTGAGGTGACCGATAACCAGGCACGAATGTATGTGTGTGGGATTACCCCTTATGACTCCACGCACCTGGGGCATGCAGCGACCTATCTGACGTTTGATCTCATCTATCGCGTGTTGTTGGACAATGGACATGAGGTCTCTTATGTGCAAAACATTACAGATGTCGATGATCCGCTTTTTGAGCGCGCGCAGCGCGACGGCGTGGACTGGAGGGAACTAGGCAGCAGCCAAATTGACCTCTTCCGCAGTGATATGGAGGTCCTTTCTGTCTTTCCTCCGCAGCACTATATAGGCGCTATGGAGTCCATTGATGAGGTCATTGAGATGGTCACCACCCTGCTAGACAAGGGCGCAGCCTATGTGGTGGAGGATGCCGAGTTCCCGGATGTCTACGCCTCCATCGCGGCGACGGACAACTTTGGCTATGAGTCGCGGTATTCGCGGGCGGAGATGTTGGAGTTCTTCCGGGAGCGCGGCGGGGATCCGGACCGGGCTGGCAAGCGGGATCCTCTCGATGCCCTCTTGTGGCGCGCCCACCGCCCCGGCGAGCCCGCCTGGGATTCCCCCATGGGCCCGGGCCGCCCAGGCTGGCATGTGGAGTGCTCCGCAATCGCTACCCGCCGCCTGGGCCCAACCTTCGATATTCAAGGCGGGGGCAGTGATCTGCGCTTCCCGCACCACGAGTTTTCTGCCGCCCACGCGGAGGCTGCTTTTGGCCAGGGGCCCATGGCGCAGTTCTACGTGCACACGGGCATGATTGGACTCGATGGGGTAAAGATGTCGAAATCCTTGGGCAACCTGGTCTTTGTGCACAAGCTCACGGAGCAAGGAGTGGAACCGGGTGCCATTCGGCTGGGCGTTTATGCCAGCCATTATCGCGGGGATAGGGACTGGTCTGCTGCCGTGGTGGAACGCGCACAGCAGCGTCTGGAATTGTGGCGCAGGGCGCTGGCGCAGCCAGGTAGTTTGCACCAGGCGCAGGCCGTGGTGGCTGCGGTGCGCGAGCACCTGGCCAATGACCTCGATACCCCGGCCGCGTTGGCCGCCCTGGATGAGTGGGCCCAAGCTGAACGGGGCAGCACCGAAGAGCACGCGGGGGCCCTCGTGGCCCAAGCGGTAGACTCCCTGTTGGGCGTGAAGCTTTAG
- a CDS encoding undecaprenyl-diphosphate phosphatase: protein MSWAQVIVLSVVQGLTEFLPVSSSGHLRIVSELFWGADAGASFTAVIQLGTEAAVLVYFAGMIWQILRGWCAGLLNKQARGQDWKMGWMVIVGSIPIGILGFVGKDLIRDNLRNLWITAAMLILFSFVFIVAERTSSKSRGFEELNMKDAVVMGLCQCLALIPGVSRSGGTISGGLFLGLDREVATRFSFLLAIPAVLASGLFSLPDAFAPATGQSATGAQLLVGTGIAFVIGYASIAWLLKFVAHHSFEWFAAYRIPVGIIVMVLLALGVLQPY from the coding sequence ATGTCGTGGGCACAGGTCATTGTGCTGTCCGTGGTGCAAGGCTTGACCGAGTTCTTGCCCGTGAGTTCCTCCGGGCACCTGCGAATAGTCTCAGAACTGTTCTGGGGTGCCGATGCCGGGGCGTCTTTTACTGCGGTTATCCAACTGGGCACGGAGGCCGCCGTCTTGGTCTATTTTGCCGGCATGATCTGGCAGATTCTGCGGGGTTGGTGCGCGGGGCTGCTAAACAAGCAGGCGCGCGGGCAGGACTGGAAGATGGGCTGGATGGTTATTGTGGGTTCTATTCCCATTGGCATCTTAGGGTTTGTGGGCAAGGATTTGATCCGCGATAACCTGCGCAATTTGTGGATTACCGCGGCGATGTTGATTCTGTTTTCCTTCGTGTTTATTGTCGCAGAGCGCACCTCGAGCAAGAGTCGCGGCTTTGAGGAGCTGAACATGAAGGACGCCGTGGTGATGGGCCTGTGCCAGTGTTTGGCGCTGATTCCGGGAGTGTCGCGCTCCGGTGGCACCATTTCCGGCGGCCTGTTTTTGGGCCTGGACCGCGAGGTGGCCACGCGCTTTTCCTTCCTGTTGGCTATCCCGGCAGTGTTGGCTTCAGGGTTGTTCTCTCTTCCCGATGCCTTCGCTCCCGCCACCGGGCAGTCCGCCACCGGTGCGCAGCTGCTGGTGGGTACCGGCATTGCGTTTGTGATTGGTTATGCCTCCATCGCGTGGTTGCTGAAGTTCGTGGCGCACCATTCCTTTGAATGGTTTGCTGCGTATCGCATCCCGGTAGGCATCATTGTGATGGTGCTATTGGCCCTGGGAGTGCTGCAGCCATACTAA